A stretch of DNA from Micromonospora sp. WMMD1155:
GACCACACCGGCTGATGCCTGCGGGCCAAGGTCAGGGCGACGGCGAGCAGATACTCGGCGTACGCAACCCGTCGCGTCATGCACCTACGGCACCACAGGAGTTGTCTTAAGGCCACCCCTGTGGGGGTTTAACGACCCGGTTTACCTATAGGCACTCCCCATGGACCATAGCGTCAGGCCGTGGAGTTGCTTGGACTGGATGAGATCCGCGACCTGCTTGGCGGGATCAGCAAGCAGCGCGCCACGATCATCGTTGGCCGCAAGGGCTTCCCTGATCCCCTCGCCACCTTGAGCATGGGCCGAGTCTGGGAGGGCAAGGCCGTCCGGGCTTGGATCGCCAAGAACCGACCCGCTCCGACCGACGAGGACTGACGCCCGGGGCTGCTGAGCGGACCACGATTACCTACCTCCGGCAGTTCAAGAGGAACCGCAGCGCCCTGACGATCCGACAGACGGGATCGAGGCGCAGCGCGCCGCCATCCACACTCAGCCAATACGTCTCCTCAAGTAATGACGGGGCTGCGCCGCTCCAGCAGGACCACGTCACGCCAGCGTCCGTGGTGACGACCAACCCGCTCGCGTACGCCGACCAACCGGAACCCGGCCCGCTGGTGGAGCGCCAGACTGGCGGCGTTCTCCGGGAAGATCCCGGACTGGATCGTCCAGATGCCGGCCGCCTCGGTGGAACTGACCAGCGCGTCCAGCAGCAGTCGCCCGGCACCACGGCCCTGGGCGGCCGGGTCCACGTAGACGGAGTGTTCGACCACACCGGCGTACACCTCCCGGGTGGAGGTCGGCGAGGCGGCGACCCAGCCGAGGACCGTGCCGATGCGGTCGACGGCCACGAACCGGTGCGCGGTCAGACGGGCGACGTCGAACGCCGCCCAGGTCGGCGCGGTGACCTCGAAGCTGGCGTTGCCGGCGTCGAGGCCGGCCTGGTAGATCGTCAGGACCCGGGGGGCGTCGGCGACGGTCATGGCACGAGTGGTGATGTCACTCATCTGCGGGTGTCCCCTTCCATTCCAGGCCCGGCCCGGTCCAGACCGCACCGTTGATCGGAGGCGCAGCGAAGCGCGGTCGCCAGGGGCTTTGGCTGGCCGCCATGTCGATGTGCTGGTGAGCGGTATACCTCAGAGGAATGAATATGACTCTGAGGTATACCGCTCACCACCGCATCCGCCCCCACGACGATGACCGACGATCACCGACGGCCGCCGGGTGCGGCATGGTGCCTTACCGACTCCCGGCATAGACGGCGCGGTCGCCGAGCTCCTCCTCGATGCGGATGAGCTGGTTGTACTTGGCCGTACGGTCCGAACGCGACAGCGAGCCGGTCTTGATCTGGCCGCAGCCTACGCCCACGGCCAGGTCGGCGATCGTGGTGTCCTCGGTCTCGCCGGAGCGGTGCGACATCACCACCCGGTACCCCGCCTTGTGGGCGGCATCGACGGTCGCCAGGGTCTCGGTGAGGGTGCCGATCTGGTTGACCTTGACCAGGATCGCGTTGGCGTATCCGCCCTCGATGCCGTCGCGCAGCCGGTCGACGTCGGTGCAGAAGACGTCGTCGCCGACCAACTGCACCCGCTCCCCCGCCAGCGCCGTCAGCCGCTGCCAGCCGGGGATGTCGTCCTCGGCCATCGGGTCCTCGATCGAGGTGATCGGGTACCGGGCAGCCAGGTCCACCAGGTGGTCGATGTGCTCCTCGACGCTGCGCCGACGTCCCTCGCCGACGTAGTCGTAGACGCCGTCGCGGTAGAACTCCGAGCTGGCCGGGTCGAGGCAGATCGCCACCTCGGTCCCGGGCTGGTAGCCGGCGTCCTCGACGGCGCGCACCACGAAGCGCAGCGCCTCGTCGGCGGTGGAGAAGTGCGGCGCGAACCCGCCCTCGTCGCCCACGTTGGTCTGGTGACCGGCAGCGGCCAGGGACGCCTTCAGGGTGTGGAAGACCTCCGAGCCGACCCGGACCGCCTCGGCGAAGGTCCGTGCCCCGACCGGGGCGATCATGAACTCCTGGAAGTCGAGCGGGTTGTCGGCGTGCGCACCGCCGTTGATGATGTTCATCATCGGCACCGGCAGCAGGCGGGCACCGACGCCGCCGACGTAGCGGTAGAGCGGCTGCCGGTGAGCCGCCGCCGCTGCCTTCGCTGTCGCCAGGGACACCGCGAGGATCGCGTTGGCGCCCAATCGGCTCTTGTCCTTCGAACCGTCGAGTTCGATCATCGTCTCGTCGACCAGCGCCTGATCCTCGGCGTCGAGCCCGAGCACCGCGTCGGCGATCTCGCCGTTGACGGCGGCGACCGCCGTCGTGACGCCCCTGCCGTGGAAGCGGGCGGGATCCCCGTCGCGCAGCTCGACCGCCTCGTTCGCCCCAGTCGACGCGCCGGACGGTACGGCCGCCCGGCCGATCGAGCCGTCGCGGAGTTCCACGTCGGCCTCCACCGTCGGGTTGCCCCGGCTGTCGAGGATCTGCCGAGCACGCACCCGATTGATTGCCGTCATCACACACTCCCTGGTCACACTGCCTTTTCACCGCCAGACTGGCAGGAAACGACGGTCCCGGCACCGCGACGATGGACACGTTGACCCGTACCCCAGGGTCCGGGTTTAGGGTCGCGGGATGCGGGTTGGTGAGCTGGCACGACGGACCGGGACGACGGTCCGGGCATTGCGGTACTACGAGTCGGCCGGGCTGGTCGTGCCGAGGCGGCTCGGCAACGGCTACCGCGAGTACGACCCGATCGCGGTGCGGCTGGTGGCGCAGATCCGCGAGCTGATGGCACTCGGCCTCACCGTCGAGGAGACCCGCCCGTTCGTCGAGTCGATCGCCGGTGGCGCCGACGACACCGACGTGTGTGCGGCGGCGGTGGCGACCTACCGCAGCACCATCACCAACCTCCAGGAACGGATCGGCAGGCTGACCGCCCAGCGGGACGCGCTGGACGCGCGCCTGGACGCCGCCGCGACCCAGGTCGTACCCGGCGGTGGCGAGGCCGGGGGCGACCCCGCCGCGCTGGTCGGCACCAGCCTGCCGTCCCTGTCCTTCTACGGCACCGACGGCCGCCCGGTCGACCTCGGCGCTCTCGGCGGCGGACGCACCGTCATCTTCGTGTACCCACTGACCGGGCGGCCGGGCGTCGACCTGCCCAACGGGCTGTTGGAGGTCCACGGCGCCCGGGGCAGCACCGAGCAGGCCGCGTGGTTCCGCGACCACCACGCGGAACTCCGCGCGGCCGGCGCCGCCCGGGTGTACGGCCTGTCCGCGCAGTCGACCGGGTACCAGCGGGAACTGGCGTACCGGTTGCGGCTGCCCTACCCGCTGATCCCCGACCCGAGGCTGACCCTCGCCACCGCGCTGCGGCTGCCGACCCGCACCGCTGGTGACATGACGCTCTACGAGCGGTTGACCCTGATCGTCGCCGATGGGGTGGTGGAGCACGTCTTCCACCCGATTCCGGACCCGGCGTCGCACCCCCTGCACGTGATGCGATGGCTCACCAAGCGACGCCGGGCCCCCGGATCGGTCGCCGCCTAGAAGTCGTCGTCGAAGGCGACGGTGCCGGTCACCCCGACCTGGTACGCGGACACCCGCCGCTCGAAGAAGTTGGACAGCTCCTGCACGTCCTGCAACTCCATGAAGGCGAACGGGTTGCCCGACCCGTAGTGCGGGGCGATGCCGAGCTGGGCGAGGCGACGGTCGGCGACGTGCTGGAGGTACTCCCGCATGTCGGCCAGGGTCAGGCCGGGCACGCCCTGGCCCAACAGGTCCTCGGCGAACTGCACCTCGCACTCGACGGCCTCGGTGAGCATCTGCCGCACCTGGTCGGCGAGGTCGTCGTCGAACAGGTCCGGCTCCTCGGCGCGGACGGTGTCCACGACGTCGAACGCGAACGCCATGTGCATGGACTCGTCGCGGAACACCCAGTTGGTGCCGGAGGCGAGCCCGTGCAGCAGGCCACGGGAGCGCAGGAAGTAGACGTACGCGAACGCGCCGTAGAAGAACAGCCCCTCGATGCAGGCGGCGAAGCAGATCAGGTTGAGCAGGAACGCCCGCCGGTCCTCGCGCGAGCGCAGCTCCCGCAGGTCGCCCAGGGAGTCGATCCAGCGGAAGCAGAACTCGGCCTTGCGGCGGATCGAGGGGATGTTCTCGATCGCGGCGAAGGCCTCGAACCGCTCGGTCTCGTCGGGCACGTACGTGTCGAGCAGGTTGAGATAGAACTGGACGTGCACGGCCTCCTCGAACAGTTGCCGGGACAGGTAGAGGCGACCCTCGGGGCTGTTGACGTGCTGGTACAGGTTGAGCACCAGGTTGTTCGCGACGATCGTGTCCCCGGTGGCGAAGAACGCCACCAGGCGGCTGACCAGGTGCCGCTCGGCCGGCGACAGCTTGTCCAGGTCGGTGAGGTCGGCGTGCAGATCGACCTCCTCGACCGTCCAGGTGTTGCGGATGGCGTCGCGGAACCGGTCGAAGAAGTGCGGGTAGCGCATCGGGCGGAGGGTGAGGTCCATCCCGGGGTCGAGCAGCATGTGCGTGGTCCTCGTCTCGGCGGTGGTGGCGGTGGCGTCGGCGACGGTCACTGGCAGGCCTCGCACGACTCGGGGTTCTCCAGCGAGCAGGCCAGCGCCTCCGCGTCGAGCGCGACGGGCGCGACGGCCACGGGCGCGACGGTGCTGACGGTGGCCTGCTGGATCCGCGTCGCGGGGCGCGAGCGCAGGTAGTAGGTGGTCTTCAGCCCGGCCTTCCAGGCGTACAGGTACATCGAGGAGAGCTTGCCGATGGTCGGCGCGGCCAGGAACAGGTTCAGCGACTGCGACTGGTCGATGAACGGGGCACGGGCGGCGGCGAGGTCGATCAGCGCCCGCTGCGGCAGCTCCCACGCGGTGCGGAACAACTCCCGGACGCCGACCGGCAGCTCGGCGATGTCCTGCACCGACCCCTCGGCCCGCTTGATCGCCGACCGGATCCGGTCGGTCCACAGACCACGGGCCTTCAGCTCGCGGACCAGAGCGGTGTTGACCTGGAGGAACTCCCCGGACAGCGTCTCGCGCTTGAACAGGTTGGACACCTGCGGCTCGATGCACTCGTAGCACCCGGCGATCGAGGCGATGGTCGCGGTCGGGGCGACGGCCACGAGCAGCGAGTTACGCAGCCCGTGCGCCGCGACCTGCTCCCGCAGCGCGTCCCACCGGGCGGTCTGCGTACCCTCGACGCCCCACAGGTCCGGTTGCAGGTCGCCCCGCGCGGCCCGGGTCTGCGGGTACGCCGGGTGCGCACCGACCCGGCGGGCCAGGTCGGCGGAGGTCTCCAGCGCGGTCAGGTACAACTCCTCGCTGACCCGGGTGGACAGCTCCCGCGCGGCCGGCGAGTCGAACGGCAGCCGCAGCGCGAAGAAGACGTCCTGCAGGCCCATCAGCCCGAGCCCGACGGGCCGCCAGCGGGGGTTGCTCGCCGCCGCCTGCGCGGTCGGGTAGTAGTTGATGTCGATGACCCGGTCGAGGAAGGTCACCGCGGTACGGACCGTGGCGCGCAGCCGCTCCCAGTCGATGCCACCGTCGGCGAGGTGGGCGGCGAGGTTCACCGAGCCGAGGTTGCACACGGCGGTCTCGGCGTCGCTGGACACCTCGACGATCTCGGTGCAGAGGTTGGACAGGTGCACGACGTTGCCCGGTTCGGCGGTCTGGTTGCACAGCCGGTTCGACGCGTCCTTGAAGGTCATCCACCCGTTGCCGGTCTGGGCCAGGGTCCGCATCATCTTCCCGTACAACTCCCGCGCCGGGACCTGCCGGACGTAGCGGCCCTGCGCCTCGGCCTCGCGGTACGCGGCGTCGAACCGCTCCCCCCACAGGTCGGGCAGTTCGGGCACCTCGTGCGGGTCGAACAGCGACCACATCTCGTCGGCCTCGACCCGGCGCATGAACTCGTCGGGCACCCAGTTGGCCAGGTTCAGGTTGTGGGTGCGGCGGGCGTCCTCGCCGGTGTTGTCCCGCAGGTGCAGGAACTCCTCGACGTCCGGGTGCCACGGCTCCAGGTAGACGCACGCCGCGCCCTTGCGCCGGCCGCCCTGGTTGACCGCCGCGACGCTCGCGTCCAGCGTGCGCAGCCACGGCACGATCCCGTTGGACTGCCCGTTGGTGCCCCGGATCAGGGCGCCCCGGGACCGGACCCGGGAGTACGCGATGCCGATGCCACCGGCGAACTTGGACAGGTTGGCGACCTGGGCGTAGCGCGAGTAGATCGAGTCCAACTCGTCCAGCGGTGAGTCGACCAGGTAGCAGGAGGACATCTGGGTGTGCCGGGTGCCGGAGTTGAACAGGGTCGGCGAGCTGGGCAGGTAGGCCAGGCTGGACATCAGCCGGTAGAAGCCGACCGCCTCGTCCGGCGTACGGGACAGGCCACAGGCCACCCGCAGCAGCCAGTACTGCGGGGTCTCCAGCACGAGTCGGCTGGTGGGGTGGCGCAGCAGGTACCTGTCGTACACCGTGCGCAGCCCGAAGTACTCGAACCGCCGGTCGCCGTCCGGGTCGACGGCCTCGTCGAGCACCGCGGCGTGCGCGGCGACGAACGCGGCGGTGTCGTCACCGATCAGACCCTCGGCGTGCCCGACCCGGATCGCCGCGCTGAACGAGGTGATGCCCTGTCGACGCACCTCCTTGTCGACGTACCCGGCGAGCAGCCGCGCCGCGAGGCGTGAGTACTGCGGCTCCTCACCGATCATCTCGGCCGCCGTCTGGATGGAGAGCCGGTCCAGTTCCGCGGTGGTCGCGCCGTCGTAGAGGCCGCTGATGGTACGGGTGGCCACCCGCATCGGGTCGACGTCGGTCAGGTCGTCGGCCCACCGCTCGACCGCTCGGACGATCTTGTTCACGTCCACGGGTTCGGTGCCGCCGTCGCGCTTGCGGACCTGCATCGGCGTCCGCCGCTGGGCCGCGTCGGCACTGGCCGGGACTACCTCGGTGACTGTCACCACTCGCTCCTCGGAGTTCGAGACCTGGGGGCCCGAACGCGCGGAGACAGACACCGACGGACGCCACACCGGCGGCGTGGGTCAGGTGGCGTCAGCCGTCCCACGCGGCCTCGGACCGCCGCACACCCGGGTCCGGGTACGCGGCGCGCTGGCAGGTCTTCGGACTCGTGGGCACGACCGGGCTCGCCGGTCTCCTACCGGCCGTCGCTTCCCAGACCGTGTGGCCCAGTGCTGATGACGGCTGTCGTTCCCACTCACCGCTGCGGGACAGTCCCGGATTTCCACCGGGTTCCCTCTTGCCTCGACCGCTCCGGATGAGCGGCCGAACCAGCTGCGCTCGACACCATATATAGGGACCCAGCGGTTGTCACACCCCACATGTCGGTGTCGGCGTGTCGGCGACGGAGGCGGTGACGACCGTCACCCGAGCGCGGCCCGGCCGCCCGGCCCCAGACGGGCCCGAATGCCGACGACCCCCGCAGTACGACGACCGCGATTCACAAAGATGCGATGTATGCAGGATCCAGATGTAAGGAACCTTGCTCATAATCCACCGTCGATACGCTCAACCGAGGCGAACATCCAATCTTCAAGAACACCGCTCGACCGCCGATTCTTGCCCTCGATCCGGTTGACGGGCGGCCGTTCGCGACCCGACACGCATCACCGGCCGACGGTTCAGTTCGAACAACGTAAGCCCTTGAGCTGCGCCGAAATCCTCGAAAGTAGGGGTCGAACGCGGACGCTCGGCCCGCTGCGAGGGCCTCGGCGCCATCTTGGCGGTCGTCCGGGATCCGAACGCGGCACCCGCGAACGGCCGATTACCCGCCGGTCACCATCGACGAGAAACATTGGATGTCTGTACCGACCGGGTGATCGCCGTCGTTGACGCGCCTGATCCAGCCTCCGTATACTCCGAATGATCATCTGATCTTTTGCCTAGTCGGGCGAGGAGCGCATGCCGCAGATCACTGCCGTCACCGTCGAGGACGTCCGCTTCCCCACCTCCCTGACCGCTGACGGGTCAGACGCCATGAACAAGGACGGCGACTACTCGGCGGCCTACGTCGTCCTGCACACCGACGGCACCGACAGCGTGGGCGCGCCGCTCGCGGGCCACGGCCTGACCTTCACCATCGGTCGGGGCAACGACATCGTCGCCGCCGCGGCGGTCCACCAGGCACAGCTCCTCGTCGGCCTGGACGTGGCGACGATGGCGGCCGACATGGGGGCGGTCTACCGCCTCCTCACGTCCGACTCGCAGATGCGGTGGCTCGGTCCCGAGAAGGGCGTCGTCCACCTGTCGCTCGCGGCCGTGCTGAACGCCTCGTGGGACCTGGTCGCCCGGCTCGCCGGCAAGCCGCTGTGGCGGCTCCTGGTGGACATGTCCCCCGAACAACTCGTCGACATCGCGGACCTGCGCTACCTGTCCGACGCGCTGACCCGGGACGAGGCACTGGCCATCCTGCGGGCCAAGGAGAGCACCAAGACCGACCGCCTCGCCCAGTTGGTCCGGACCGGCTACCCCGCCTACACCACCTCGGCCGGGTGGCTCGGCTACGGCGACGACAAGCTGCGCCGGCTGTGTCAGGAAGCGGTCGACAGCGGCTACGGCTACGTCAAGCTCAAGGTGGGCGCCAACCTCGACGACGACATCCGCCGGTGCGCGATCGCCCGGGAGATCCTCGGCCCGGACCGCAACCTGATGATCGACGCCAACCAGGTGTGGGACGTCGGTCAGGCCATCGAGTGGGTCACCGCCCTCGCCCGGTTCAAGCCGCTCTGGATCGAGGAGCCGACCAGCCCGGACGACATCCTCGGCCACGCGGCCGTCCGCCGGGCCGTCGCCCCGATCGGCGTCGCCACCGGCGAGCACTGCCACAACCGGGTGATGTTCAAGCAGCTCTTCCAGGCCGGGGCCATCGACTTCTGCCAGTTGGACACCGGCCGGCTGGCCAGCATCAACGAGATCGTCGCCGTGCTGCTCCTCGCCGCGAAGTTCGACGTACCGGTCTGCCCACACGCCGGGGGCGTCGGGCTGTGCGAGATGGTCCAACACGTGTCGGTGCTCGACTACGTCGCGGTCTCGGGAGATCTCACCAACCGGGTCACCGAGTTCGTCGACCACCTGCACGAGCACTTCACCGACCCGTGCGTCATCAGTGACACCGGCTCGGGCAGCGGCTACGTCCTGCCCGACCAGCCCGGCTACTCCACCCGGATGCGCCCCGAATCGATCGCGCTCTACCGCTTTCCCGACGGCCACTACTGGGCGGCGGCGGACCCGACTACCGTGTCATCTCCGGAGCCGTACGTGATCGCGGGTGGGACGGCCACATCCGCCGGCCGCTAGGGGGGTCATGTCTCGCACTGACGAAGTGGTGAACGGCATCAAGCGGATGATCCTGGACGGCAAGTTCAAGCCCGGGGACCGTCTGCCGATCGAGAAGGACCT
This window harbors:
- a CDS encoding GNAT family N-acetyltransferase — encoded protein: MSDITTRAMTVADAPRVLTIYQAGLDAGNASFEVTAPTWAAFDVARLTAHRFVAVDRIGTVLGWVAASPTSTREVYAGVVEHSVYVDPAAQGRGAGRLLLDALVSSTEAAGIWTIQSGIFPENAASLALHQRAGFRLVGVRERVGRHHGRWRDVVLLERRSPVIT
- the eno gene encoding phosphopyruvate hydratase, whose amino-acid sequence is MTAINRVRARQILDSRGNPTVEADVELRDGSIGRAAVPSGASTGANEAVELRDGDPARFHGRGVTTAVAAVNGEIADAVLGLDAEDQALVDETMIELDGSKDKSRLGANAILAVSLATAKAAAAAHRQPLYRYVGGVGARLLPVPMMNIINGGAHADNPLDFQEFMIAPVGARTFAEAVRVGSEVFHTLKASLAAAGHQTNVGDEGGFAPHFSTADEALRFVVRAVEDAGYQPGTEVAICLDPASSEFYRDGVYDYVGEGRRRSVEEHIDHLVDLAARYPITSIEDPMAEDDIPGWQRLTALAGERVQLVGDDVFCTDVDRLRDGIEGGYANAILVKVNQIGTLTETLATVDAAHKAGYRVVMSHRSGETEDTTIADLAVGVGCGQIKTGSLSRSDRTAKYNQLIRIEEELGDRAVYAGSR
- a CDS encoding MerR family transcriptional regulator, which gives rise to MRVGELARRTGTTVRALRYYESAGLVVPRRLGNGYREYDPIAVRLVAQIRELMALGLTVEETRPFVESIAGGADDTDVCAAAVATYRSTITNLQERIGRLTAQRDALDARLDAAATQVVPGGGEAGGDPAALVGTSLPSLSFYGTDGRPVDLGALGGGRTVIFVYPLTGRPGVDLPNGLLEVHGARGSTEQAAWFRDHHAELRAAGAARVYGLSAQSTGYQRELAYRLRLPYPLIPDPRLTLATALRLPTRTAGDMTLYERLTLIVADGVVEHVFHPIPDPASHPLHVMRWLTKRRRAPGSVAA
- a CDS encoding ribonucleotide-diphosphate reductase subunit beta gives rise to the protein MLLDPGMDLTLRPMRYPHFFDRFRDAIRNTWTVEEVDLHADLTDLDKLSPAERHLVSRLVAFFATGDTIVANNLVLNLYQHVNSPEGRLYLSRQLFEEAVHVQFYLNLLDTYVPDETERFEAFAAIENIPSIRRKAEFCFRWIDSLGDLRELRSREDRRAFLLNLICFAACIEGLFFYGAFAYVYFLRSRGLLHGLASGTNWVFRDESMHMAFAFDVVDTVRAEEPDLFDDDLADQVRQMLTEAVECEVQFAEDLLGQGVPGLTLADMREYLQHVADRRLAQLGIAPHYGSGNPFAFMELQDVQELSNFFERRVSAYQVGVTGTVAFDDDF
- a CDS encoding ribonucleoside-diphosphate reductase subunit alpha; translation: MQVRKRDGGTEPVDVNKIVRAVERWADDLTDVDPMRVATRTISGLYDGATTAELDRLSIQTAAEMIGEEPQYSRLAARLLAGYVDKEVRRQGITSFSAAIRVGHAEGLIGDDTAAFVAAHAAVLDEAVDPDGDRRFEYFGLRTVYDRYLLRHPTSRLVLETPQYWLLRVACGLSRTPDEAVGFYRLMSSLAYLPSSPTLFNSGTRHTQMSSCYLVDSPLDELDSIYSRYAQVANLSKFAGGIGIAYSRVRSRGALIRGTNGQSNGIVPWLRTLDASVAAVNQGGRRKGAACVYLEPWHPDVEEFLHLRDNTGEDARRTHNLNLANWVPDEFMRRVEADEMWSLFDPHEVPELPDLWGERFDAAYREAEAQGRYVRQVPARELYGKMMRTLAQTGNGWMTFKDASNRLCNQTAEPGNVVHLSNLCTEIVEVSSDAETAVCNLGSVNLAAHLADGGIDWERLRATVRTAVTFLDRVIDINYYPTAQAAASNPRWRPVGLGLMGLQDVFFALRLPFDSPAARELSTRVSEELYLTALETSADLARRVGAHPAYPQTRAARGDLQPDLWGVEGTQTARWDALREQVAAHGLRNSLLVAVAPTATIASIAGCYECIEPQVSNLFKRETLSGEFLQVNTALVRELKARGLWTDRIRSAIKRAEGSVQDIAELPVGVRELFRTAWELPQRALIDLAAARAPFIDQSQSLNLFLAAPTIGKLSSMYLYAWKAGLKTTYYLRSRPATRIQQATVSTVAPVAVAPVALDAEALACSLENPESCEACQ
- a CDS encoding enolase C-terminal domain-like protein, whose amino-acid sequence is MPQITAVTVEDVRFPTSLTADGSDAMNKDGDYSAAYVVLHTDGTDSVGAPLAGHGLTFTIGRGNDIVAAAAVHQAQLLVGLDVATMAADMGAVYRLLTSDSQMRWLGPEKGVVHLSLAAVLNASWDLVARLAGKPLWRLLVDMSPEQLVDIADLRYLSDALTRDEALAILRAKESTKTDRLAQLVRTGYPAYTTSAGWLGYGDDKLRRLCQEAVDSGYGYVKLKVGANLDDDIRRCAIAREILGPDRNLMIDANQVWDVGQAIEWVTALARFKPLWIEEPTSPDDILGHAAVRRAVAPIGVATGEHCHNRVMFKQLFQAGAIDFCQLDTGRLASINEIVAVLLLAAKFDVPVCPHAGGVGLCEMVQHVSVLDYVAVSGDLTNRVTEFVDHLHEHFTDPCVISDTGSGSGYVLPDQPGYSTRMRPESIALYRFPDGHYWAAADPTTVSSPEPYVIAGGTATSAGR